A region of Pyxidicoccus parkwaysis DNA encodes the following proteins:
- a CDS encoding heavy metal translocating P-type ATPase yields the protein MHLRRDAGHPEVCIHYKPEVVSVSQLLTAAQRIGAEVAARYKHQTWFVRGMTSADAATAIEHGLGKLKGVLTASVAYASERLVVEYDSEEVTLKDVEAKAKQLGYALEVPSSGHACSHHAHGGGLAPLLEMPLVVVSGVLLVAGWAIEKFAGLPALVPTIVWALSMASGGFFAIRGSLKSLLQLRVDIETMMVVAALGAAVLGAWFEGAFLLFLFAAGHALEHRAMDRARRSIESLGALRPEMARVRRSGDVVEVPVGDVQRGERVVVRPGDRVPLDGIIREGKSSLEQAAITGESLPVPKKAGDEVFSGTINCEGLLEVEVTRLSSESVLARVVDMVAEAEAQKGPNQRFAQRLERTVAPLVMIGAVVFPVVLVLLGTPVKEAILRAVSLLVAASPCALAISTPSAVLSAVAAAARGGVLVKGGIYLELLAKVNAIAFDKTGTLTVGRPKLLSTVPAQGVSREELLGTAASVESLSAHPLARAVVEAAAEGGIQAPAGSDCEAIHGKGIRAKVGADTVDVGSLALFEGDAVPAEIAAEVSKLEEAGQTTMVVRRSGRYLGVLGVADTLRAGARNVVHTLKDYGIERTVMLSGDNAKVAKSIAEQVGLDEAKAPLMPADKVAAVREMGRKGSVAMVGDGVNDAPALAAAAVGVAMGGAGSDAALETADVVLMSDDLSKLPFALGLARQATHVMQQNLVIALGISGILIIAAVFGLTHISHAVVLHEGSTLLVVANGLRLLAIRPPAMKRAPEAAVGVQPAVG from the coding sequence GTGCACCTCCGCAGAGACGCGGGCCATCCCGAGGTCTGCATCCACTACAAGCCGGAGGTGGTGAGCGTCTCGCAGCTCCTCACCGCCGCGCAGCGCATCGGCGCCGAGGTGGCGGCCCGCTACAAGCACCAGACGTGGTTCGTGCGAGGAATGACGTCCGCCGACGCGGCCACCGCCATCGAGCACGGGCTGGGCAAGCTGAAGGGCGTGCTCACCGCGAGCGTGGCATACGCCAGCGAGCGCCTCGTCGTGGAGTACGACAGCGAGGAAGTCACGCTGAAGGACGTGGAGGCGAAGGCGAAGCAGCTCGGCTACGCGCTGGAGGTCCCCTCCAGCGGCCATGCCTGCTCGCACCACGCGCACGGCGGTGGCCTGGCGCCGCTCCTGGAGATGCCGCTGGTGGTGGTCTCCGGCGTGCTGCTGGTGGCCGGCTGGGCGATTGAGAAGTTCGCGGGGCTCCCTGCGCTGGTGCCCACGATTGTCTGGGCCCTGTCCATGGCGAGCGGTGGCTTCTTCGCCATCCGGGGCTCGCTGAAGTCGCTGCTCCAGCTCCGCGTCGACATCGAGACGATGATGGTGGTGGCGGCCCTGGGCGCGGCGGTGCTGGGCGCCTGGTTCGAAGGCGCCTTCCTCCTCTTCCTCTTCGCCGCGGGCCACGCGCTGGAGCACCGGGCGATGGACCGCGCACGGCGCTCCATCGAGTCGCTGGGAGCGCTCCGTCCCGAGATGGCGCGCGTGCGCCGGAGCGGTGACGTGGTGGAGGTGCCGGTGGGCGACGTGCAGCGCGGCGAGCGCGTCGTCGTGCGCCCCGGAGACCGCGTCCCGCTGGACGGCATCATCCGCGAGGGCAAGAGCTCGCTGGAGCAGGCGGCGATTACCGGTGAATCCCTCCCCGTCCCGAAGAAGGCGGGAGACGAGGTGTTCTCCGGCACCATCAACTGCGAGGGCCTGCTGGAGGTGGAAGTCACGCGGCTGTCCTCGGAGTCGGTGCTCGCGCGCGTGGTGGACATGGTGGCGGAGGCGGAGGCGCAGAAGGGCCCCAACCAGCGCTTCGCGCAGCGGCTGGAGCGCACGGTGGCGCCACTGGTGATGATTGGCGCGGTGGTGTTCCCGGTGGTGCTGGTGTTGCTGGGCACGCCGGTGAAGGAGGCCATCCTCCGGGCGGTGTCGCTGCTGGTGGCGGCCTCGCCGTGCGCACTGGCCATCTCCACGCCGTCGGCGGTGCTCTCCGCGGTGGCGGCGGCGGCGCGAGGCGGCGTGCTGGTGAAGGGCGGCATCTACCTGGAGCTCTTGGCGAAGGTGAATGCCATTGCCTTCGACAAGACGGGCACGCTGACGGTGGGCCGTCCGAAGCTCTTGAGCACGGTGCCGGCGCAGGGCGTGTCGCGAGAGGAACTGCTCGGCACGGCGGCCTCGGTGGAGTCGCTCTCCGCGCACCCGCTGGCGCGCGCGGTGGTTGAAGCGGCGGCAGAGGGCGGCATCCAGGCTCCGGCCGGGAGCGACTGCGAAGCCATCCACGGCAAGGGCATCCGCGCGAAGGTGGGCGCCGACACGGTGGACGTGGGCAGCCTCGCGCTGTTCGAGGGCGACGCCGTCCCAGCGGAGATTGCAGCGGAAGTCTCCAAGCTGGAGGAGGCGGGCCAGACGACGATGGTGGTGCGCAGGTCGGGGCGCTACCTCGGGGTGCTGGGCGTGGCGGACACGCTGCGCGCGGGGGCGCGGAACGTGGTGCACACGCTGAAGGATTACGGCATCGAGCGGACGGTGATGCTGTCCGGCGACAACGCAAAGGTGGCGAAGTCCATCGCCGAGCAGGTGGGCCTGGACGAGGCGAAGGCGCCGCTGATGCCGGCCGACAAGGTGGCGGCGGTGCGGGAGATGGGGCGCAAGGGCTCGGTGGCCATGGTAGGCGACGGAGTGAATGACGCTCCGGCGCTCGCGGCGGCGGCGGTGGGCGTGGCGATGGGTGGAGCGGGCTCGGACGCGGCGCTGGAGACGGCGGACGTGGTGTTGATGAGCGATGACCTGTCGAAGCTGCCCTTCGCGCTGGGACTGGCGCGCCAGGCCACGCATGTGATGCAGCAGAACCTGGTCATCGCGCTGGGCATCAGCGGCATCCTCATCATCGCGGCCGTCTTCGGCCTCACGCACATCAGCCACGCCGTGGTACTCCACGAGGGCAGCACGCTCCTCGTCGTGGCCAACGGCCTGCGCCTGCTCGCCATCCGGCCCCCGGCGATGAAGCGGGCGCCCGAGGCCGCGGTGGGCGTGCAGCCCGCGGTGGGCTGA